The following proteins are encoded in a genomic region of Neospora caninum Liverpool complete genome, chromosome XI:
- a CDS encoding putative ubiquitin-activating enzyme e1: protein MENSERLGVFADARHGSVHDLPCSPSTASPALDASFSQSPSTSFLSREWPIYGREHVARLPRARVLLVGLQGVGVEAAKCLLLAGVGRLSLLDNDPPSGPEEASANFAIPNEGPQGEPLNWENPGEGETPEAGWAAGDGAHTAGAGSVPGVETEGPGGEAKEGHNWADRGQKDCGRNRDESPRHRRTAASRAMLAYAALKRLTLPHSRVHVVTDLGRGEERERGERASGGGAGTAGRHLKGLLASTDVVVLSNSPLDEVIHVNRLCREIQRERREARRSGTRPAGEADRYGGPYLVAVWTVGLAGRLFVDFGDTYSFGPPNDAHIDLPLASRFSAAPAPDAAEGALQTLQSRRRRGEETGKEEKEETEETEGSRLGLGDTAPEKEGEGGAAVNASRARCRLHYRPLDEALRDFGETSAPGGRPNCEEEIQDTQDVGIQPSDQAEEDEETKRQQMLHVAFLALDALLTKRRNAPLLDSSPTMRATGDFSAPLTSPPSLASSFSLASASLAPSHAWSFLADPGRSASPPKESEDGNVTGRTEPHLRQTPLRDDAVSGLCSGQSEKEAAEEILFVEEQAIRLWRRRRQAASVRGRRGDTLVAVRPRGTRPSRDGQNMAEEKREGHEGRERKTKDEAEVRVVARDLYRSMAGHIAPVASIMGGLAAQEALKALSARFTPFHQFFYFDALDILPSPGLPSFEVPREASLRLRRSSFDSPSCSSSSSPSTQLASSRSASAAATSSSAPASPPCSVSSSVSSSPPRWLGQERLLGSAVQTRLGSLHLFLAGAGAVGCELLKLFALMGVGCRPQSTASEAETPRAALEGNLAEQKAPSQGSVSAPDREGRIQDASQEMATPTGVIQGEEKTENRRDERERGRNERKGTEGEEGEDEGGCVTVADADFVERSNLNRQLLFTEKDVRRPKAVAAAEAASKLNRAMRVRPICAFVGTETEGQFFNWAFWRRQNLVAMALDTVAARMYLDSQCLLYQKPLVEAGTLGLRGHAQSLVPHLTESYGSTADPRGDDEEAPQPTCSVRLFPSSPLHLVQWASEAFNRTFGVPPERAGAFLVELDAVLRGQKGEETREREALGDGEEKNNGRVSNPVSQEMERPAEMGTARPAARVTGRETTTREEKGETKTHRTEACVGSSLKAAFSGRGGTSERRGSPPAGPRDAGNGRDRLPSPREAGKTSSESTSETLGETNAPTAGLTTQLAKEILNLPSVRDVPMHRSHDLADIFGTALDSLHVHSFQTRNDKEEEEGEIECLSATAGRGEESGGGETLPGSAEEAHVDRKAMEENNDAGAVSEQDEVRRQLRVTPLSFSEDDEDSLMFICTAAKLLSQVHGVSLDVCAARQGASDEHTGAQRPPTGVHAPESDADGADWDPRVVRKLLRDVQRQRRAASLSEAAKLASENPLSALAWLRNGALDTREKKAERRTWRRWLSSVFPKSSSELPAAGPGCRPSKATRGEDLDRTAEAVNVGELEGVLRGLRPLPETASGPSSTPSTVAHSLRLIQELELVWPQLSAPSLDSRSSLFSSPPQASPSAPPSADSALPQARRLFPLTYNKDASVHLRFLTATARLRGQCFRFSDLPDLLAVQQLSGRIVPATSTATTVAAGLAALEIYRLVQANLLGAADSPRERRAKWTTEGETAHAANGEAGGDNEPRVRSPYRVFSPSCSVALSAHTGRAGDPGTRRRPCLVMESLLDLACSGNKQGRAGAELVTPSAWHAPESTRGRGETGPWSYGHGESRLGGEASIDSRESQGASRSARDVAGLARGRDRQEERFQARTYREETPEEGDGEEERGDLAASLVTVDDVVRMLEDTLGVRVMVLTCEDSVLFSREESDGDAFFDWRAFWNPVDETPADTNGSLSALAPNARERVDGRAEGPMKDGTVTPVKEKAGESTETLAASPDRAVGGGTPLGSNFQFSSALSSSAAVSSLAGSPPFVSPSEPAAVSASSRGFGAGPLRPEAGSGLADVERKTDASLADTIREILRRTRGERPFFSRSQQGPVVGSAESDGDRNERTASGLGSARSCDPKSAPQAVSSRNQRREKDSSREREKKDGDDLSWVIVDVVAVDEENNEMAVPQLKLCISTKTKKHETKRRGEPGDQEAGDVS from the exons ATGGAAAATTCTGAGAGACTCGGCGTCTTTGCAGACGCGCG ACACGGTTCTGTCCATGATCTGCCATGTTCGCCGTCGACCGCCTCACCCGCACTcgacgcttctttctcgcagTCCCCTTCCacttcgttcctctctcgggAGTGGCCCATCTACGGGCGCGAGCACGTGGCGCGCCTCCCGCGAGCCCGAGTCCTGCTAGTTGGGCTCCAGGGCGTCGGTGTGGAGGCCGcgaagtgtctccttctcgcgggTGTCGggcgactgtctctcctcgacaACGATCCCCCCAGCGGtccggaagaagcgagcgcaAACTTTGCGATTCCGAATGAAGGCCCGCAGGGCGAGCCTCTGAACTGGGAAAACCcgggcgaaggagagactcCCGAGGCAGGATGGGCCGCAGGCGATGGCGCACATACAGCTGGAGCTGGGAGCGTCCCTGgagtggagacagaaggcccagggggcgaagcgaaggagggaCACAACTGGGCAGACCGCGGCCAGAAGGACTGCGGCAGAAACCGCGACGAGTCTCCACGCCATCGGCGAACAGCCGCGTCACGCGCCATGCTGGCTTACGCTGCGCTGAAGCGGCTGACCCTTCCCCATTCGCGAGTCCACGTGGTTACAGATCTCGGTcgaggggaggaaagagagcgcgGAGAACGGGCGAGCGGGGGTGGTGCGGGGACGGCTGGACGGCACCTCAAAGGATTGCTCGCGTCCACAGACGTCGTTGTGCTCTCCAACAGCCCTTTAGACGAAGTCATTCACGTCAACcgcctctgcagagagatacagagagagcgaagggaaGCGCGCCGCTCGGGGACAAGGCCTGCAGGCGAAGCGGACCGATACGGCGGGCCCTACCTAGTAGCTGTGTGGACTGTGGGGTTGGCCGGCAGGCTCTTTGTCGACTTCGGAGACACCTACTCCTTCGGACCACCCAACGACGCTCACATCGATTTGCCGCTCGCTTCGCGGTTCTCGGCCGCGCCCGCTCCTGACGCGGCCGAGGGCGCTCTGCAGACGCTCCAGAGCCGACGGaggcggggagaagaaacgggaaaggaggaaaaagaggaaacggaggaaacggagggaagCCGACTTGGCCTAGGGGACACGGcgccggagaaagagggggaaggcggcgctgcAGTGAatgcctctcgcgcgcgctgcCGTCTACACTACAGGCCGCTGGACGAGGCGTTGCGCGACTTCGGGGAGACCAGCGCACCTGGTGGACGGCCCAACTGTGAAGAAGAGATTCAGGACACACAAGACGTAGGCATTCAGCCGTCAGAtcaggcagaggaagacgaggaaaccaAGAGGCAACAGATGCTCcacgtcgcgtttctcgccctAGATGCGCTTTtgacgaagagacgaaacgcccCTCTTCTGGATTCGTCTCCCACGATGCGTGCGACTGGGGACTTTAGTGCGCCGCTAACctccccgccgtcgcttgcttcttctttctctctggcctcggcgtctctggcgcCTTCGCACGCTTGGTCGTTTCTTGCGGATCCTGGAcgctccgcgtctcctccaaaggaaagcgaagacggcaaCGTCACAGGACGCACCGAGCCGCACCTGCGGCAGACACCCTTGCGCGATGATGCTGTTTCTGGTCTGTGCTCCGGGCAgtcggagaaagaggcagctgAAGAAATTCTTTTTGTCGAAGAACAAGCGATTCGCCTCTGGCGTCGGCGCCGCCAGGCTGCGTCGGtccgagggagaagaggcgacaccCTTGTCGCGGTGCGCCCCAGGGGGACTCGGCCTTCGCGGGATGGCCAGAATAtggcagaggaaaaaagggagggacacgaaggcagagagcggaaaacgaaagaTGAAGCTGAAGTTCGAGTGGTCGCCAGAGATTTGTATCGGAGCATGGCGGGGCATATCGCACCGGTTGCCTCGATTATGG GTGGCCTCGCTGCGCAAGAGGCTCTGAAGGCTCTCAGTGCTCGCTTCACGCCCTTTCACCAGTTCTTCTACTTTGACGCTTTGGAcattctcccttctccgggGCTCCCCAGTTTCGAGGTTCCTCGCGAGGCGTCCTTGCGACTTCGGCGATCTTCTTTCGATTCTCCATCCtgttcgtcctcttcttcgccctcgacgcAGCTGGCGTCTTCGAGGTCTGCGTCGGCAGCTGCAacctcctcttctgctcctgcGAGTCCCCcctgttctgtctcttcttctgtctcttcctcgccgccccgcTGGCTCGGCCAGGAGCGCCTTCTGGGCTCGGCTGTCCAGACGCGGCTCGgttctctccaccttttcctcgctgGCGCAGGCGCCGTGGGGTGCGAGCTGCTGAAACTCTTCGCGTTGATGGGCGTCGGGTGTCGTCCGCAGTCGACAGCCTCGGAGGCTGAGACGCCCAGGGCAGCGCTGGAGGGAAACCTCGCAGAGCAGAAAGCGCCGTCGCAGGGGTCCGTTTCGGCgccagacagagagggacgaatACAGGACGCTTCACAGGAAATGGCGACGCCAACCGGAGTCatccagggagaagaaaagacggaaaatcgccgagacgaaagagagcgaggtaggaacgaaagaaaaggtACAGAAGGTGAGGAAGGTGAAGACGAAGGTGGATGTGTCACTGTCGCAGATGCGGATTTTGTTGAGCGCTCGAATTTGAATCGCCAGCTTTTGTTTACGGAGAAAGACGTTCGGCGTCCGAAAGCTGTCGCTGCCGCTGAGGCGGCTTCGAAGCTGAATCGGGCAATGCGCGTGCGGCCCATCTGCGCATTTgtggggacggagacagaaggacaGTTTTTCAACTGGGCGTTCTGGAGAAGGCAAAACCTCGTCGCCATGGCTCTGGACACGGTCGCAGCGCGCATGTACCTCGACtcccagtgtctcctctACCAGAAGCCGCTCGTTGAGGCAGGGACTCTTGGACTGCGAG GCCACGCGCAGTCTCTCGTTCCGCATTTAACTGAGTCGTACGGCTCGACTGCAGATCCTcgtggagacgacgaggaagcgccTCAGCCGACTTGTTCTGTCAggttgtttccttcctcgccccttcATCTGGTGCAGTGGGCCAGCGAAGCTTTCAACCGGACCTTCGGCGTGCCGCCCGAGCGGGCTGGCGCCTTCCTGGTAGAGCTCGACGCGGTCTTGAGGGGacagaagggcgaggagacgcgcgaacgcgaggcgcttggcgacggcgaagagaagaacaacgGACGGGTATCGAACCCGGTCTCCCAGGAAATGGAACGCCCCGCAGAGATGGGAACCGCCAGACCAGCGGCGAGGGTGACCGGGCGTGAGACGACaacaagagaggagaaaggcgagacgaagacgcatcGCACGGAAG CGTGCGTCGGGTCTTCTTTAAAAGCCGCTTTCTCTGGGCGTGGTGGCACTTCCGAGCGTCGGGGATCGCCTCCCGCTGgcccgcgagacgcaggcaacggcagagacagatTGCCGAGTCCACGCGAAGCAGGCAAGACGTCCAGCGAGAGCACGAGCGAGACTCTCGGAGAAACAAATGCACCAACAGCTGGACTCACGACGCAGCTTGCAAAGGAGATCTTAAATTTGCCTTCCGTGCGAGACGTGCCGATGCACCGAAGTCACGACCTCGCCGACATCTTTGGGACCGCCCTAGACTCTCTCCACGTCCACAGCTTCCAGACCCGCaacgacaaagaagaagaagaagga GAAATCGAGTGCCTCAGCGCGACGGCGGGGCGTGGCGAGGAAAGTGGCGGTGGAGAGACGTTGCCAGGATCGGCTGAAGAGGCCCATGTGGACAGGAAGGCGATGGAAGAGAACAACGACGCGGGGGCTGTTTCAGAGCAGGACGAAGTCCGACGGCAGCTGCGCGTGACGCCACTGTCGTTCtcggaggacgacgaagacagtCTCATGTTCATCTGCACTGCGGCGAAGCTCTTGAGTCAAGTCCAtggcgtctccctcgacgTCTGCGCGGCGCGGCAAGGCGCTTCTGACGAGCACACTGGCGCACAGCGCCCTCCCACAGGCGTACACGCACCGgaaagcgacgcagacggcgcagaTTGGGATCCTCGTGTGGTCCGGAAACTCCTTCGAGACGTCCAGAGACAGCGTCGtgccgcctcgctgtctgaAGCGGCGAAACTTGCATCGGAGaaccctctctctgccctcGCCTGGCTGCGGAACGGCGCGCTCGATACGCGTGAGAAAAAAGCCGAGAGGCGAACGTGGCGACGCTGGCTCTCTTCGGTGTTTCCGAAAAGCAGTTCCGAGCTCCCCGCAGCGGGCCCAGGCTGTCGCCCTTCAAAGGCGACTCGCGGAGAAGACCTAGACAGGACTGCGGAAGCCGTCAACGTCGGGGAACTTGAGGGTGTTTTGCGAGGTTTGCGACCGCTGCCtgagacggcgagcggccCCAGTTCGACTCCTTCCACCGTGGCGCATTCGCTGCGCCTCATCCAGGAGCTGGAACTCGTCTGGCCCCAGctgtcggcgccttccttgGATTcccggtcttctcttttttcgtccCCGCCTCAGGCGAGTCCTTCCGCCCCTCCTTCGGCGGACTCGGCACTTCCTCAGGCGCGGCGGCTCTTCCCTCTGACGTACAACAAAGACGCATCCGTTCACTTGCGCTTTCTGACGGCGACGGCTCGCCTACGGGGCCAgtgtttccgcttctcggaTCTACCAGATCTTCTCGCAGTTCAACAGCTGAGCGGCCGCATTGTCCCGGCGACTTCGACAGCCACGACAGTCGCTGCAGGCCTGGCTGCGCTGGAGATCTACAGACTCGTCCAGGCGAACCTGTTGGGAGCGGCAGACtcgccgagagagcgaagagcaaAATGGACGACGGAAGGGGAaacagcgcatgcagcgaacggcgaggcgggggGGGACAACGAGCCCCGCGTCCGGTCGCCTTATCgcgtgttctctccctcgtgttcGGTCGCCTTGTCGGCCCACACCGGACGCGCGGGAGACCCAGGGACTCGGAGGCGTCCGTGCCTCGTGATGGAGTCACTTCTCGATCTTGCCTGCTCAGGCAACAAGCAAGGGCGTGCTGGAGCAGAGCTCGTCACGCCCTCGGCGTGGCAC GCGCCTGAGAGCAcgagggggagaggcgagacgggacCATGGAGCTACGGGCACGGCGAGAGCCGActcggaggcgaggcgagcatCGACAGCCGAGAGAGTCAGGGGGCGAGTCGAAGCGCGCGAGACGTTGCAGGCCTCGCGCGGGGCCGCGACCGACAGGAGGAGCGGTTCCAGGCACGCACATaccgagaggaaacgcccgAGGAAGgtgacggagaagaggaacgaggcGATCTGGCCGCGTCTCTTGTCACAGTGGACGACGTGGTCCGGATGCTCGAAGACACGCTTGGGGTGCGCGTCATGGTCTTGACATGCGAAGATtcagttctcttctcgcgagaagagagcgacggtgACGCGTTTTTTGACTGGCGTGCATTCTGGAACCCGGTCGACGAGACACCCGCAGATACGAACGGAAGCCTTTCTGCACTGGCGCCTAACGCCCGAGAGCGCGTCGACGGCCGAGCGGAAGGCCCGATGAAAGACGGGACCGTTACGCCCGTCAAGGAGAAAGCAGGCGAGTCTACAGAGACACTGGCCGCTTCACCAGACAGGGCGGTTGGAGGCGGGACGCCGTTGGGCTCCAATTTCCAGTTTtcgtctgctctctcttcttcggccgctgtctccagtcTTGCTGGTTCGCCTCCGTTTGTGTCGCCGTCGGAACCCGCGGCTGTGTCAGCGTCGAGTCGGGGGTTTGGTGCGGGGCCTTTACGCCCAGAGGCAGGGAGCGGCCTTGCCGAtgtagagagaaagacagacgcATCGTTAGCTGACACAATCCGGGAGATCTTGCGGCGAACACGAGGGGAAAGACCGTTTTTTAGCCGAAGCCAGCAAGGCCCGGTCGtcggaagcgcagagagcgacggggacAGGAACGAGAGGACCGCAAGCGGTCTAGGCAGTGCCAGGAGTTGCGACCCAAAGAGCGCACCGCAGGCGGTTTCTTCGAGGAaccagaggcgagagaaagacagctcacgagaaagagagaagaaggacggagacgatTTGTCGTGGGTCATTGTGGATGTTGTGGCGGTGGATGAAGAAAATAACGAGATGGCAGTACCCCAGCTGAAACTGTGCATTTCCaccaagacgaagaagcatGAAACGAAGCGTCGAGGCGAACCAGGTGATCAGGAAGCCGGTGACGTGAGTTAG
- a CDS encoding 4-alpha-glucanotransferase family protein,related — protein MICDGFDDLDRQCAEGALTLEPPASVPTPRPPATAEERRRIQEKYREKIKERKIRIYQNALEEVIRREKASSMRQVVFKVPVQTRFGQNVCLVGSDATLGSWIAEQAVNMIWTQNNIWQCELKFPRETTRVEYKYLIKEGNYVIWEPGQNHVLDLRRLQELVQPNMSRGVEAARVIQDSWGRGDAQGL, from the exons ATGATTTGTGACGGTTTCGATGACCTCGACAGACAGTGCGCGGAAGGCGCACTGACGCTGGAGCCGCCGGCCAGTGTGCCGACACCTCGCCCTCCTGCCACGGCTGAGGAACGCCGAAGAATTCAGGAGAAATACCGGGAAAAAATCAAAGAAAGAAAGATTCGCATCTACCAAAATGCCTTGGAGGAGGTGATTCGGAGGGAGAAAGCCAGTTCCATGCGGCAAGTCGTCTTCAAAGTCCCCGTCCAAACACGC TTCGGTCAGAACGTCTGCCTCGTTGGGAGCGACGCGACCCTAGGTAGCTGGATCGCCGAGCAGGCCGTGAACATGATTTGGACCCAGAACAACATTTGGCAGTGCGAGCTCAAGTTTCCGAGAG agacgacgcgcgtcGAGTATAAATACCTCATCAAAGAAGGCAATTACGTCATCTGGGAGCCTGGACAGAACCACGTTCTAGATCTCCGCCGTTTGCAGGAACTCGTCCAACCGAATATGTCGAGAGGTGTCGAGGCTGCACGGGTGATTCAAGACTCCTGGGGCCGAGGGGATGCCCAGGGCTTGTAG